Part of the Desulfurellaceae bacterium genome, GGTCAAATATCGGCCCGGCGCGTGTTGACCTTGTGGCGACGACAGGAAATCATGGGTTTTTCGCAAAGGGGGACGCGCATGAACGCAGGACATTTTCGTGGTTTTGAGGTTGCCGTACATGACCCCGGCATCGCCTGTATCACCTTTAATCAGCCCGAACGCCTCAACGGCATGACCCACCACCTCAAACGCGACCTGGTTGAAACCCTCCTCCAGGCTCAGATGGACGACAGCATTCGGGTCGTCGTCTTTACCGGCTCGGGTCGAGCCTTCTCGGCCGGTGACGACATCAGCGGCCGGCCGCTCGGCGCGGCCACGGCCGAGGCGCTGGTGCCCGACATCTTTGCCGGTCACCACAATGCGACCGGCACCTACAACGGCCTGCGGGCTTTTTCCCAACCGCTCAACCTGGCCGTTCGGAGTCTGGACAAGCTGACCATTGCGGCGATTAACGGCGTCGCCATTCAGACCGGGTTTTCGCTGGCCCTGGCCAGTGATTTTCGGATTGCGTCCCAGGACGCCAGGCTGGGTAGCGCCACGCTGCGCTTTGGTCTGCTGCCGGACGAGGGCGGGCAGTATCTCCTGGTCCAGCTGCTGGGGGTGGCCAGGGCCATGGACTTCCTGATGCGCAAACGCATTGTGTCGGCGCCCGAAGCCCTGGAACTCGGTCTGGTCCACGAGGTCGTGCCGGCCGGCGAGCTGATGGACCGGACGCTGGAGCTGGCCCGCGAGCTGGCCGACGGCCCGCAGGTGTCGATGCGGATGCTCAAGCGCTCAATCTACAACGCGGCCGAGATGACCTTTGCCCAGTCGCTGGATGAAATCGCGTCCAAGACTGCGGTGACCGATCATCACCCGGATGCCACAGAGGGCCTGCGGGCGTTTCAGGAAAAACGCACGCCGCGCTTCAACCGCTGGCTTGAGGATACATAGGATGCGGCGCACTTCCTGATCTCATACCGGACGAGAGCTATATGTCTTCCCAAACACAATCCCGCCTGACGCCTGAGGAATACCTGGCCCTGGAACGCCAGGCCGAGACCAAGAGCGAATATCTCGACGGCGAGCTGTTTGCCATGTCTGGGGCCAGTCGCAGGCATAATCTGATCACCGTCAACATCACCGCCGGACTCCACGCCCAGCTCCGCCAGCGACCGTGCGAAGTCTA contains:
- a CDS encoding enoyl-CoA hydratase/isomerase family protein gives rise to the protein MNAGHFRGFEVAVHDPGIACITFNQPERLNGMTHHLKRDLVETLLQAQMDDSIRVVVFTGSGRAFSAGDDISGRPLGAATAEALVPDIFAGHHNATGTYNGLRAFSQPLNLAVRSLDKLTIAAINGVAIQTGFSLALASDFRIASQDARLGSATLRFGLLPDEGGQYLLVQLLGVARAMDFLMRKRIVSAPEALELGLVHEVVPAGELMDRTLELARELADGPQVSMRMLKRSIYNAAEMTFAQSLDEIASKTAVTDHHPDATEGLRAFQEKRTPRFNRWLEDT